A part of Bacteroidia bacterium genomic DNA contains:
- a CDS encoding DUF433 domain-containing protein, producing the protein MKNMAPQYLNRITVNPEVCHGKPCIRGMRWPVEVLLDMLLSEMRFEEILEDHPELEKEDILASLEFAKILVSGRTITLAA; encoded by the coding sequence ATGAAGAATATGGCACCCCAATATTTAAACCGAATAACTGTAAATCCGGAGGTTTGTCATGGAAAACCCTGTATCCGGGGAATGCGATGGCCTGTGGAAGTATTACTGGATATGCTGCTATCTGAGATGCGTTTTGAAGAGATTCTGGAGGATCATCCTGAACTGGAAAAAGAAGACATCCTGGCTAGCCTTGAGTTTGCAAAAATCCTTGTTTCGGGTAGAACGATAACGTTGGCAGCATGA
- a CDS encoding Crp/Fnr family transcriptional regulator, whose protein sequence is MNNKYPNLLANISRYVTLTEAEQERLISIIHIARIKKRQFIDQPGFTSGYRNYVAKGAFRSYFIDNDGKDHTVQIAMEDWFVSDFYSYITQTPATLFVEALEDSLIYQMKYDDIEGLCKEIHALSEYFRITTERAFAYSRKRALANLSMSAEERYLDMLERYPDIILRVPQKVIASYLGMSPEFMSKIRARLSAQS, encoded by the coding sequence ATGAACAACAAATACCCAAATCTCTTAGCTAACATTTCCAGATATGTTACCCTAACAGAGGCTGAACAAGAGCGGCTCATATCAATTATTCATATTGCCAGAATAAAAAAACGGCAGTTCATTGATCAACCTGGTTTCACCAGTGGTTATAGAAATTATGTGGCTAAAGGGGCTTTCAGATCCTACTTTATTGATAATGACGGAAAAGATCATACTGTACAGATCGCCATGGAGGATTGGTTTGTAAGCGATTTTTACAGCTACATTACCCAAACCCCTGCAACGCTATTTGTTGAGGCATTAGAAGATTCGCTGATTTATCAAATGAAGTACGATGATATTGAAGGGCTATGCAAAGAAATCCATGCATTAAGTGAATATTTCAGAATCACAACCGAACGTGCATTTGCATATTCAAGAAAACGTGCACTTGCTAATCTGAGCATGAGCGCGGAAGAACGCTACCTTGATATGCTTGAACGTTACCCCGACATCATCTTAAGAGTACCACAAAAAGTGATCGCCTCCTATTTAGGGATGAGTCCAGAGTTTATGAGCAAGATAAGAGCTCGTTTGTCTGCACAATCTTGA
- the metG gene encoding methionine--tRNA ligase — MDYKRYTITSALPYANGPLHIGHIAGAYLPGDIYVRYLRMRGRDVVYVCGSDEHGAAITLRAKKEGTTPREIVDKYHALIKNTFERFGIAFDFYHRTTEPIHHETSQGFFTVLNNKGEFIEKTAAQFYDEEYQQFLADRYITGKCPICGNERAYGDQCENCGSSLNPTDLINPVSILSGKTPVLRETKHWYLPLDKYQPWLEEWLEGKKGIWKNNVYGQCSSWLKDGLQPRSMTRDLDWGVDVPLPDAVGKKLYVWMDAPIGYISATKQWAIDNGKDWELYWKEQPDPADNSRLIHFIGKDNIVFHCIIFPAILHTHGGYLVPDNVPANEFLNLENDKMSTSRNHAVWLHEYLDEFPGQEDVLRYVLTSIMPEAKDGDFTWLDFQARNNNELVKILGNLVNRVVVLTNKYYNGVVPEAGNLGTDQSAMDAFTQIHEITGKIETSLENFRFREAQAEFMNVARVGNKYLTEQEPWIKWKSDPESVKPILFTSLQIIAQIGILAKPFLPHTAERIFDLLNIDGSNLGWDSLQEEALIPSGHTIYTGDEKKILFEPIPDEVIEYQRQKLENNLHTPSKPVFPPMKEAISFDDFQKMDIRVGKILEASRVPKADKLLQFKVDTGIDIRTIVSGVAEHFEPEALVGKQVQVLMNLTPRKIRGVESQGMILYASDSTGKLHLVSPVEEVETGSGVN, encoded by the coding sequence ATGGACTACAAAAGATATACCATCACGTCGGCCCTTCCCTATGCCAATGGGCCACTTCACATCGGGCATATTGCCGGAGCCTATCTTCCGGGAGATATTTATGTGCGTTATCTGCGTATGCGTGGCCGCGATGTGGTGTATGTATGTGGAAGCGACGAACATGGTGCGGCGATCACTCTGCGTGCCAAAAAAGAAGGAACCACCCCGCGTGAAATCGTGGATAAATATCATGCACTCATCAAGAATACTTTTGAGCGGTTTGGAATTGCCTTTGATTTTTATCACCGCACAACGGAACCCATTCACCACGAAACTTCCCAGGGATTTTTTACGGTTCTCAACAATAAAGGAGAATTTATAGAAAAGACCGCCGCACAATTTTACGACGAGGAGTACCAGCAATTTCTCGCCGACCGGTATATCACGGGGAAATGCCCTATCTGTGGCAATGAACGCGCTTACGGCGATCAGTGCGAAAACTGTGGTTCATCTCTCAATCCGACAGATCTGATCAACCCTGTGTCAATCCTCAGCGGGAAAACACCTGTTCTCCGCGAAACCAAACACTGGTACCTTCCGCTTGACAAGTATCAGCCCTGGCTGGAAGAATGGCTGGAAGGGAAAAAAGGAATCTGGAAAAATAATGTCTACGGTCAGTGCAGTTCCTGGCTGAAAGACGGCCTCCAGCCCCGCTCCATGACCCGCGACCTCGACTGGGGCGTCGATGTGCCGTTGCCTGATGCTGTCGGGAAAAAGCTGTATGTCTGGATGGACGCGCCGATCGGCTATATTTCTGCCACCAAGCAGTGGGCCATCGACAATGGAAAGGACTGGGAATTGTATTGGAAAGAGCAGCCCGACCCGGCAGATAATTCCAGGCTGATTCATTTTATTGGCAAGGACAATATTGTTTTCCATTGCATTATTTTCCCGGCGATTCTTCACACTCACGGCGGATACCTTGTGCCCGACAATGTGCCTGCCAACGAGTTTCTGAACCTCGAAAACGACAAAATGTCCACTTCCCGCAACCACGCAGTCTGGTTGCACGAGTACCTGGATGAATTTCCCGGACAGGAAGACGTGCTTCGGTACGTGCTCACCTCCATCATGCCGGAGGCAAAAGACGGAGATTTTACCTGGCTCGATTTTCAGGCGAGAAACAACAACGAACTGGTCAAGATTCTCGGCAACCTTGTCAACCGTGTGGTTGTGCTGACCAATAAATACTATAACGGAGTGGTACCCGAAGCCGGAAATCTGGGGACAGATCAATCTGCGATGGATGCTTTTACACAGATTCACGAGATTACGGGCAAAATCGAAACATCCCTCGAAAACTTCCGGTTTCGCGAGGCGCAGGCCGAGTTTATGAATGTGGCCCGTGTCGGCAACAAATACCTGACAGAGCAGGAACCATGGATCAAGTGGAAATCTGACCCCGAATCGGTAAAACCCATATTGTTTACCAGTCTTCAGATCATCGCGCAGATCGGCATTTTGGCGAAACCGTTTCTACCGCATACCGCAGAACGGATATTTGACTTACTCAATATCGACGGGAGCAACCTCGGCTGGGATTCGCTTCAGGAAGAAGCGCTTATTCCTTCCGGGCATACGATTTATACCGGAGACGAGAAGAAAATCCTCTTCGAACCGATCCCCGACGAAGTCATTGAATACCAGCGCCAAAAACTCGAAAACAATTTACACACACCTTCCAAACCCGTATTTCCTCCCATGAAAGAAGCGATTAGTTTTGACGATTTCCAGAAAATGGACATCCGTGTAGGCAAAATCCTCGAAGCCTCACGCGTACCCAAGGCCGACAAACTCCTCCAGTTTAAGGTGGATACCGGCATTGACATCCGCACGATCGTATCGGGCGTGGCCGAGCATTTTGAGCCGGAGGCGCTGGTAGGCAAGCAGGTTCAGGTACTGATGAACCTTACCCCCAGGAAAATCCGCGGAGTCGAGTCGCAGGGCATGATTTTGTACGCCTCAGACAGCACGGGCAAACTGCATCTGGTAAGTCCGGTAGAAGAGGTTGAGACCGGTTCCGGGGTGAACTAG
- a CDS encoding metallophosphoesterase, translating to MSTRIFSFLFLFILVEIYCFQAFKTVFSKKPFAKKLYIWLHVALYLSLIGTFFLLPETRGVIGMVISTIIVGLIVPKSLVIVFLFAEDIIRWGRWSSKKVFQHPPAQGEKSDKVIPRSEFLSKVALATAGIPFIGIADGIIREKYNFQVRRVQIPIKNLPPQFEGFTITQISDIHTGSFDSKKSVKAGIEMVNEQDSDLILFTGDLINNRIEEIKGYEDMLRQLYAREGVYSTLGNHDYGDYYHWHSEQEKADHFKRVVATHGQLGWNLLKNQNHIFTRDESTLALIGVENWGEKVFTRYGNLSEAVKGTESAQVKILMSHDPTHWDWQIRKEQPDIQLTLAGHTHGSQIGVEIPGVVKWSPAKYLFDQWAGLYRKGDQQIYVNRGFGFIGFSGRVGIPPEITVIELVKE from the coding sequence ATGAGTACCCGTATTTTCAGCTTTCTGTTTCTTTTCATACTTGTCGAAATTTACTGTTTTCAGGCATTTAAGACTGTTTTTTCAAAAAAGCCGTTCGCAAAAAAGCTGTATATCTGGCTTCATGTGGCTTTGTATCTATCACTGATCGGAACATTCTTTCTTTTACCTGAAACACGGGGAGTGATTGGAATGGTGATTTCTACGATCATTGTGGGGTTGATTGTTCCAAAATCGCTGGTGATTGTTTTTCTTTTTGCCGAAGATATTATCAGATGGGGCCGCTGGAGTTCGAAAAAAGTTTTTCAACATCCGCCGGCACAGGGAGAGAAATCCGATAAAGTGATTCCCCGGTCTGAGTTTCTGAGTAAAGTGGCACTCGCTACGGCAGGGATTCCCTTTATCGGCATTGCAGACGGTATTATTCGGGAAAAATATAATTTCCAGGTGCGCAGGGTGCAAATTCCCATAAAAAATCTCCCTCCACAGTTTGAAGGATTTACGATTACCCAGATTTCGGATATTCACACAGGCAGCTTTGACAGTAAAAAAAGTGTAAAGGCCGGAATAGAAATGGTGAATGAACAGGATTCCGACCTCATATTATTTACCGGCGACCTGATCAATAACCGGATAGAAGAAATAAAGGGTTATGAAGATATGCTCAGGCAGCTTTACGCCAGAGAGGGCGTTTACTCTACTTTGGGCAACCACGACTATGGCGATTACTACCATTGGCATTCAGAACAAGAGAAAGCCGACCATTTTAAAAGGGTTGTTGCAACACATGGGCAACTTGGCTGGAACCTGCTCAAAAACCAAAATCATATTTTCACCAGAGACGAATCAACGCTTGCTCTGATTGGAGTGGAAAACTGGGGAGAAAAAGTCTTTACCCGATATGGCAATCTGTCTGAAGCTGTAAAAGGAACAGAATCCGCGCAGGTGAAAATCCTGATGTCTCACGACCCGACGCATTGGGACTGGCAGATACGGAAAGAGCAGCCAGACATTCAACTTACACTTGCGGGGCATACACACGGCTCGCAGATTGGTGTGGAAATACCAGGGGTAGTAAAATGGAGTCCTGCGAAATACCTTTTCGACCAGTGGGCAGGTTTGTACCGTAAAGGCGACCAGCAAATCTATGTCAACCGTGGTTTTGGCTTTATCGGCTTTAGTGGCAGAGTGGGAATTCCTCCCGAAATTACAGTAATTGAGCTGGTGAAAGAGTAA
- a CDS encoding alpha/beta hydrolase-fold protein — MNRLALAICFLLFGVVLLGQGSKDSIRRVEILNSETFTLYSDGLETEYHIKVLLPESYAKSDKKYPVLYLLDGDHAFAMATDIVTYMQYGGHIPEMIIVSPAYNDKNGPDEGGNNQRRRDFSPFRWDGVPSNPSADKYYAFLNDTIIAHIDNKYRTKENDRTLWGYSRSGLFVLWTLFERPGTFDKYIALDTGFHKFNELESNYHAQHDTLNARLFIGYGSLGNSKKDIEFMEQLSKRNYKKFKYEFKALQGEKHLMIPSTGLALGLEFVNK, encoded by the coding sequence ATGAATCGCCTTGCTTTAGCAATCTGTTTTCTCCTGTTTGGGGTTGTGCTGCTTGGTCAAGGTAGCAAAGACTCTATCAGACGTGTAGAAATTCTAAATAGCGAAACCTTTACTCTATATTCTGATGGACTTGAAACAGAATATCATATTAAAGTTCTGTTGCCTGAGAGTTATGCAAAGTCGGACAAGAAGTATCCGGTTCTGTATCTTTTAGATGGAGACCATGCCTTCGCCATGGCCACAGACATCGTCACTTATATGCAATATGGCGGCCATATTCCGGAAATGATCATTGTGTCACCTGCATACAACGATAAAAACGGTCCTGATGAGGGCGGGAATAATCAAAGAAGAAGGGATTTTTCGCCATTTAGATGGGACGGGGTTCCGTCCAACCCCAGCGCTGATAAGTATTACGCCTTTTTAAACGATACCATCATTGCACACATAGACAATAAATACCGCACAAAGGAGAATGACAGAACACTTTGGGGCTATTCCAGAAGCGGGCTTTTTGTTTTATGGACCTTATTTGAAAGGCCAGGCACGTTCGACAAGTATATTGCCCTCGACACAGGTTTTCATAAGTTCAATGAATTGGAATCGAACTATCATGCCCAACACGACACGCTTAATGCGCGCCTTTTCATTGGGTACGGGAGCCTGGGCAACAGTAAAAAAGACATAGAATTCATGGAACAATTGTCTAAACGTAATTACAAAAAATTCAAATATGAATTCAAGGCTCTTCAGGGAGAAAAGCACCTGATGATTCCCTCTACAGGGCTGGCATTGGGCTTGGAATTCGTTAACAAGTAG
- a CDS encoding AIPR family protein: MAKNDKILIDGIIDDRLENKIPSDKRDEVFEYFVFEQLLKDYDLSKEELEFGSVDGRNDGGIDGFFIFVNGHLLIDTDKFLWPKSGSILEVWIITCKHHDTFKQAPLDNLVASISELFDFALADDELKGDYSSELIFLRNCLKQAYRKVSPRLREFKVNYLYSSRGNKDELGESIISRGKQAEQITKDFFGNCQTIFDFVGSTELVDLHRKAPNFSLELPFSDDLSSGETYILLVKLKDYFNFLSDNGKLRRYLFDSNVRDFMGLNRVNEDIRNTLLNDNSPDFWWLNNGITILATGASVVGKSIQIQDIQIVNGLQTSESIFRYFDGGGTDIKNRSVLVKVIVSNNPENRDEIIRATNNQTIVELAALHATDKIQRDIEEALKLDDFYYERRTNFYKNQGAPQERIVTPLYLASGFLSLILKAPEQASTLKSKFMRIEDSYNKVFSNNTDLQIWSKIAFILKITDAFLETKRPNVNGSSEHFLKYRRHFVSFLALSKVFENFNFTIYDLIKLDNKKFTFQELEESWGLIKTVISSQFSKSKLKRGTFLQLCEEINKANNIKGYDRLIHNFGINNQKFIVQKRGYKSENNITADFIEKVDSIFPQQPWKPGTHKLIAKQLSCTESEIFSAVNILIKSGKRYKQKDGIIYDKSGRVIEIDKERVDEKTLKLKNE; this comes from the coding sequence ATGGCAAAAAATGACAAAATACTAATTGACGGTATAATTGACGACAGACTTGAAAATAAAATACCTTCTGACAAAAGAGATGAAGTTTTTGAATATTTTGTTTTTGAGCAGTTATTGAAAGACTACGACTTATCCAAAGAAGAATTAGAATTTGGCAGTGTTGACGGCAGAAATGATGGAGGCATAGATGGATTTTTTATTTTTGTAAACGGACATCTATTAATTGATACAGATAAATTTTTATGGCCTAAATCAGGCTCTATTCTCGAGGTTTGGATCATCACCTGCAAACATCACGATACTTTCAAACAAGCTCCACTAGATAATTTAGTAGCGAGTATTTCTGAACTTTTTGATTTTGCTTTAGCTGATGATGAATTAAAGGGGGATTATTCTTCTGAGTTAATATTTCTAAGGAATTGCTTAAAACAAGCATATAGAAAAGTATCACCAAGGCTAAGAGAGTTTAAAGTAAATTACCTTTATTCGTCAAGAGGAAACAAAGATGAACTTGGAGAATCTATAATTTCAAGAGGAAAACAAGCAGAACAAATTACAAAAGATTTTTTTGGAAATTGTCAAACAATCTTTGATTTTGTAGGTTCGACTGAGCTTGTAGATTTACACAGAAAAGCACCTAATTTTTCTTTAGAACTTCCCTTTTCGGATGACTTGTCAAGTGGTGAAACCTATATTCTTTTAGTAAAACTAAAAGACTATTTCAATTTTCTATCTGACAACGGCAAATTAAGACGTTATCTGTTTGACTCAAACGTAAGAGATTTTATGGGTCTAAACAGAGTAAATGAAGATATAAGAAATACTTTATTGAATGACAATTCTCCCGATTTTTGGTGGTTAAATAACGGTATTACTATTCTTGCAACAGGTGCAAGTGTGGTGGGTAAATCCATACAAATTCAAGACATTCAAATAGTCAACGGCCTTCAAACGTCAGAATCAATTTTTAGATACTTTGATGGAGGTGGAACTGACATAAAAAATCGTTCTGTATTAGTTAAAGTTATCGTATCGAACAATCCAGAAAATAGAGATGAAATCATTAGAGCAACAAACAACCAGACAATTGTTGAACTCGCTGCCTTACACGCAACTGACAAAATACAAAGAGATATTGAAGAAGCATTAAAGCTTGATGATTTTTACTATGAAAGACGAACTAATTTTTATAAAAACCAAGGTGCTCCTCAAGAAAGAATAGTTACACCTCTTTATTTAGCAAGTGGTTTTTTAAGCCTAATACTGAAAGCACCTGAACAAGCAAGTACGCTTAAATCCAAATTTATGCGCATTGAAGATTCTTACAATAAAGTTTTTTCTAACAACACTGACTTGCAGATTTGGTCAAAAATTGCATTTATTTTAAAAATTACAGATGCTTTTTTAGAAACTAAAAGACCTAATGTAAATGGATCAAGTGAGCATTTTTTGAAGTATAGACGTCATTTTGTAAGCTTTTTAGCGCTAAGCAAGGTATTTGAGAATTTTAACTTTACTATTTATGACTTAATTAAATTGGATAATAAAAAATTTACATTTCAAGAATTAGAAGAAAGTTGGGGTTTAATCAAAACAGTAATATCTTCTCAATTTTCAAAATCAAAATTGAAAAGAGGAACATTCCTTCAGTTATGTGAAGAGATTAATAAAGCAAATAATATAAAAGGGTACGATAGGCTTATTCATAATTTTGGCATCAACAACCAGAAGTTTATTGTTCAAAAAAGGGGATATAAATCTGAAAACAATATTACTGCTGATTTTATAGAGAAAGTTGACAGCATATTTCCTCAACAACCTTGGAAACCAGGGACACACAAACTTATTGCAAAACAATTATCTTGTACAGAATCTGAAATATTTTCTGCGGTTAACATTTTAATTAAGTCAGGTAAAAGGTATAAACAAAAAGATGGAATCATATATGATAAATCGGGACGCGTTATTGAAATTGATAAAGAGCGTGTGGACGAAAAAACATTGAAACTTAAGAATGAATAA
- a CDS encoding FAD-dependent monooxygenase, translating into MKILIIGGGIGGLCAAIALKNKGFEPVVYEKVPELKGLGAGIVIATNAIRALREAGIADEIIKGEKAFVNGGLYTQKGKLIAFNITPDILRKYGDTSHAVHRADLHKKLIHIVGETNIITGKSCVKVHQKGEKVTAEFEDGTFAEGDALIAADGIHSPVRKQLVPDATIRYSGYTCWRGVVDMDPADMDMNQFSESWGKNGRFGVVPLAGNRVYWFATKNAPQNDPQMASWKSAELLRNFRDYHSPIPKILENTPDEAVLWNDIADVKPLKQFAFGKILLIGDAAHATTPNLGQGACMAIEDAIAVANCLKARSSVQEAFKTFEALRITRTTGIVNQSWSLGKVGQWTNPVLAGIRNTLLRITPASVTEKQLEKMYSPTLSPAQSES; encoded by the coding sequence ATGAAAATCCTCATCATCGGTGGCGGTATCGGTGGTCTTTGTGCGGCCATCGCACTAAAAAACAAAGGTTTTGAACCTGTAGTGTATGAAAAAGTCCCGGAACTGAAAGGCCTTGGTGCCGGAATTGTCATCGCGACCAATGCCATCCGTGCGCTGCGGGAGGCGGGTATTGCCGATGAAATTATCAAAGGAGAAAAAGCCTTTGTAAATGGAGGCCTTTACACCCAGAAAGGCAAACTGATTGCTTTCAACATTACGCCTGATATCCTCAGAAAATACGGAGACACCAGTCACGCGGTTCACCGCGCAGATCTTCATAAAAAGTTGATACATATCGTTGGAGAAACAAATATCATCACAGGAAAAAGCTGTGTAAAAGTTCACCAGAAGGGAGAAAAAGTGACAGCAGAATTTGAAGACGGCACATTCGCAGAAGGCGACGCGCTGATCGCTGCTGATGGTATTCATTCTCCTGTGAGAAAACAGCTTGTACCAGACGCCACCATCCGCTACAGTGGCTACACCTGCTGGCGGGGCGTTGTGGATATGGATCCGGCAGATATGGATATGAACCAGTTTTCCGAATCCTGGGGAAAAAATGGCCGTTTTGGCGTTGTACCCCTGGCAGGAAACCGGGTGTATTGGTTTGCCACCAAAAACGCCCCGCAAAATGATCCTCAGATGGCCAGTTGGAAAAGTGCTGAACTGCTCCGCAATTTCCGGGACTATCATTCTCCCATTCCGAAAATTCTGGAAAACACTCCTGACGAGGCGGTTTTGTGGAACGATATCGCCGATGTAAAGCCGCTGAAACAGTTTGCTTTTGGAAAAATCCTCCTTATTGGCGATGCCGCACATGCAACAACTCCCAACCTGGGTCAGGGCGCATGTATGGCCATTGAAGATGCTATTGCAGTGGCTAATTGCTTGAAAGCCAGATCTTCGGTACAGGAAGCGTTCAAAACATTCGAAGCGCTGCGCATAACGCGTACCACAGGCATTGTCAATCAATCGTGGAGTTTAGGGAAAGTAGGGCAATGGACAAATCCCGTTCTGGCCGGAATTCGAAATACTTTACTGCGGATAACCCCGGCTTCTGTAACGGAAAAACAACTGGAAAAAATGTATTCCCCTACCCTTTCCCCCGCTCAATCCGAAAGCTGA